A stretch of the Ornithodoros turicata isolate Travis chromosome 4, ASM3712646v1, whole genome shotgun sequence genome encodes the following:
- the LOC135391693 gene encoding DCN1-like protein 3 produces the protein MGNWCCCPGKPSGPEAGKFLDPVNNKANNTGGATSSCSAPERCVEPPGPQSEPARTSLGERLMFYPRREPGRRSSRSEHSEAKAVALFERYCDPAEDVVLAEGIVLLCQDLGVRPEEFKVLLLAWKFGAEQMCRFTREEFLAGCRVLRADSVASIQSRFPELLAEVRDPARFRDLYRFTFKFGLEAGQRVLPTDTAIQLWRLVFSENPPLVLERWLAFLETHPEVRGITSDTWNMFLHFAETAGRDLSTYDDSEAWPSLYDDFVEYENDQTNQNVLPQGKNGSSGDVGVE, from the coding sequence ATGGGAAACTGGTGCTGCTGCCCCGGCAAGCCATCCGGCCCTGAAGCCGGGAAGTTCCTGGACCCGGTGAATAACAAGGCCAACAACACGGGTGGTGCCACCAGTTCCTGCTCTGCTCCCGAGCGGTGCGTCGAGCCGCCCGGCCCACAGTCCGAGCCGGCGCGCACCTCGCTCGGCGAGCGTCTCATGTTCTACCCACGCCGCGAGCCCGGGCGACGTTCCTCTCGATCGGAGCACTCGGAAGCGAAAGCTGTCGCCCTCTTTGAACGTTACTGTGACCCAGCCGAGGACGTCGTTCTTGCGGAAGGGATTGTGCTCTTGTGCCAAGACCTTGGTGTCAGACCCGAAGAGTTCAAAGTCCTCCTTCTTGCCTGGAAGTTTGGCGCAGAGCAAATGTGCCGCTTCACCAGGGAAGAGTTCCTCGCAGGGTGCAGGGTGCTGCGAGCCGACTCGGTGGCGTCGATCCAGTCGAGGTTTCCGGAGCTCCTGGCGGAGGTGCGAGATCCCGCACGATTCCGTGACCTGTACCGTTTTACGTTCAAGTTTGGACTCGAAGCGGGACAAAGAGTGCTTCCGACGGACACTGCTATCCAGCTGTGGCGGCTGGTGTTCTCGGAAAACCCGCCGCTGGTATTGGAGCGCTGGCTGGCCTTCCTGGAGACGCACCCGGAAGTGCGGGGCATCACCAGCGACACGTGGAACATGTTCCTTCACTTTGCGGAAACAGCTGGAAGAGATTTGAGCACGTACGACGATTCGGAAGCGTGGCCTAGCCTGTACGACGACTTTGTCGAGTATGAAAATGACCAGACAAATCAAAACGTGCTGCCACAGGGAAAGAATGGCAGCAGTGGCGATGTCGGGGTGGAATGA